Proteins encoded within one genomic window of Couchioplanes caeruleus:
- a CDS encoding deoxyguanosinetriphosphate triphosphohydrolase, with translation MTGDAERWASEPAKDSGYGRTQFERDRARVLHSAGFRRLAAKTQVHTAGSDDFLRTRLTHSLEVAQISREMGARLGCDPDVVDVAGLAHDIGHPPFGHNGEAALDAVAQPCGGFEGNAQTLRVLTRLEAKVEGAGLNLTRASLDASCKYPWPRRPGTRKFGVYADDMPVFTWIRSTAPDGERRCLEAQVMDWADDVAYSVHDVEDGVHGGYLSLRPLLDDAGERAELCADVAAAYSDETPAALGEALDLLLSDGVVRAAADYDGTYAAQVALKRMTSVLTGRFVSSAVGATNSRHGYGQVRRYDADLIVPRTVRNQCALLKGMALRYVMRARAAEDWYEQQRAILTSLVDLLCDRAPGYLDPMFAQEWKAAADDAARLRVVVDQVASLTDPAAVALHRTLLAGRR, from the coding sequence ATGACGGGCGACGCCGAGCGGTGGGCGAGTGAACCCGCCAAGGACAGCGGCTACGGCCGTACCCAGTTCGAGCGCGACCGTGCCCGGGTGCTGCACTCCGCGGGCTTCCGACGTCTGGCGGCCAAGACCCAGGTGCACACGGCCGGGTCCGACGACTTCCTGCGTACGCGTCTGACGCACTCCCTGGAGGTCGCCCAGATCTCCCGCGAGATGGGCGCGCGGCTCGGCTGCGACCCGGACGTCGTGGACGTGGCCGGGCTGGCGCACGACATCGGCCACCCACCGTTCGGGCACAACGGCGAGGCCGCGCTGGACGCCGTGGCGCAGCCGTGTGGCGGCTTCGAGGGCAACGCCCAGACCCTGCGGGTGCTGACCCGCCTCGAGGCCAAGGTCGAGGGCGCCGGCCTCAACCTCACCCGCGCCTCCCTCGACGCGAGCTGCAAATATCCCTGGCCGCGGCGGCCCGGAACCCGCAAGTTCGGGGTGTACGCCGACGACATGCCGGTGTTCACCTGGATCCGCTCGACCGCACCCGACGGCGAGCGCCGCTGCCTCGAGGCGCAGGTCATGGACTGGGCCGACGACGTCGCCTACTCCGTGCACGACGTGGAGGACGGGGTGCACGGCGGCTACCTGTCGCTGCGGCCGCTGCTCGACGACGCCGGCGAGCGTGCCGAGCTGTGCGCCGACGTCGCCGCCGCGTACTCCGACGAGACCCCGGCGGCGCTCGGAGAGGCTCTGGACCTGCTGCTCTCCGACGGGGTGGTGCGGGCCGCCGCCGACTACGACGGCACGTATGCCGCGCAGGTCGCGCTCAAGCGGATGACCAGCGTCCTGACCGGCCGGTTCGTCTCGTCGGCGGTCGGGGCCACGAACAGCAGGCACGGGTACGGCCAGGTCCGCCGCTACGACGCCGACCTGATCGTGCCGCGTACGGTGCGCAACCAGTGCGCGCTCCTCAAGGGCATGGCGCTGCGCTACGTGATGCGCGCCCGCGCCGCGGAGGACTGGTACGAGCAGCAGCGCGCCATCCTCACCTCGCTGGTCGATCTGCTCTGCGACCGCGCGCCCGGCTACCTCGATCCGATGTTCGCGCAGGAGTGGAAGGCCGCCGCGGACGACGCCGCGCGCTTGCGGGTGGTGGTCGACCAGGTCGCCTCGCTGACCGATCCGGCGGCGGTCGCTCTGCACCGGACCCTCTTGGCGGGCCGCCGGTGA
- a CDS encoding VOC family protein: MASTWEQIVVDAEDPARLARWWAEALGYVIVSEEPDGVEIRRTPDTLPGLLFGTCPDAKTVKNRLHLDLCPDDQEAEVERLVDMGARAIDIGQQDVSWVVLADPEGNEFCVLAAKQSE, from the coding sequence ATGGCCAGCACCTGGGAGCAGATCGTGGTCGACGCCGAGGACCCCGCGCGGCTCGCGCGCTGGTGGGCGGAGGCGCTCGGCTACGTGATCGTGAGCGAGGAACCGGACGGGGTGGAGATCCGGCGTACCCCGGACACCCTGCCCGGCCTGCTCTTCGGCACGTGCCCGGACGCCAAGACGGTGAAGAACCGCCTCCACCTCGACCTGTGCCCGGACGACCAGGAGGCCGAGGTGGAGCGCCTGGTCGACATGGGCGCCCGCGCCATCGACATCGGCCAGCAGGACGTGAGCTGGGTGGTGCTCGCCGACCCGGAGGGCAACGAGTTCTGCGTGCTCGCCGCGAAGCAGTCCGAGTGA
- a CDS encoding DUF4388 domain-containing protein: protein MISLSHRLTALAEAGRTGALHIGGTPGGTVYLVAGRITHAESPACPGIGERLIGSGRLSAAQWQAAYDAGHDGRQVGRVLLRDGHLGHHELACRVVATITAVTHALLQADDAPMLFVAGERHWFGTIAEADLGNLGPETARRLLARPLSHGGRPARCRRRSPVPG, encoded by the coding sequence GTGATTTCGCTGAGCCACCGCCTCACCGCCCTGGCCGAGGCCGGGCGCACCGGTGCCCTGCACATCGGCGGTACGCCGGGCGGCACCGTCTATCTCGTCGCCGGGCGCATCACCCACGCCGAGTCGCCGGCCTGCCCCGGCATCGGCGAGCGGTTGATCGGTTCCGGCCGCCTCTCGGCGGCGCAGTGGCAGGCCGCGTACGACGCCGGCCACGACGGCCGCCAGGTCGGCCGGGTGCTGCTGCGCGACGGCCACCTCGGCCACCACGAACTGGCCTGCCGGGTCGTAGCGACCATCACCGCCGTCACCCACGCGCTGCTGCAGGCCGATGATGCGCCGATGTTGTTCGTGGCCGGCGAGCGGCACTGGTTCGGCACGATCGCCGAGGCCGATCTGGGCAATCTCGGGCCGGAGACGGCGCGGCGGCTGCTGGCCCGGCCGCTGTCCCACGGCGGACGGCCCGCGCGATGCCGGCGGCGCTCGCCGGTGCCCGGATGA
- a CDS encoding MarR family transcriptional regulator produces the protein MKPPKSAAPGRLLTQVAGERRTGALIVGGTPGGTVHLDEGLVTYAESAAAPGVGELLTASGRLAARTWQAALDAGTPRASVGRLLLDQGHITQGELELCVLGATYDAAYFALSPASAPVDFVDGVKHWLGDLVRVDPAALNRESRRRVRLLDEIFPYPQLDTEAVIPVTRPPRERITLTAAQWELLVHADGQRTPADLAQLLGRAGYATIQELRRLAAAGLIELPTPRDAASAPTFVRLPRARGTAVDVHRATPPGPAVPAVTATRPGLASGDPPVREPDPATANGSAYRPPRLARRKPGAKLPKELAAEPAPIHPGTDEVLLKRIRTALKALR, from the coding sequence GTGAAGCCCCCGAAGTCCGCCGCGCCCGGCCGCCTGCTCACGCAGGTGGCCGGCGAGCGGCGGACCGGCGCCCTGATCGTCGGCGGCACGCCGGGTGGCACGGTCCACCTCGACGAGGGCCTGGTGACCTACGCGGAGTCGGCCGCCGCCCCGGGCGTCGGCGAACTGCTCACCGCGTCCGGACGGCTGGCGGCGCGGACCTGGCAGGCGGCGCTCGACGCGGGCACCCCGCGGGCCTCGGTCGGGCGGCTGCTCCTCGACCAGGGCCACATCACCCAGGGAGAGCTGGAGCTGTGCGTGCTGGGGGCGACGTACGACGCCGCGTACTTCGCGCTCTCCCCCGCCTCGGCGCCGGTGGACTTCGTGGACGGCGTCAAGCACTGGCTCGGCGACCTGGTCCGCGTCGACCCGGCCGCGCTCAATCGGGAGTCGCGCCGCCGCGTCCGGCTGCTGGACGAGATCTTCCCCTATCCCCAGCTCGACACCGAGGCGGTCATCCCGGTGACCCGCCCGCCCCGGGAGCGGATCACGCTGACGGCGGCGCAGTGGGAGCTGCTGGTGCACGCGGACGGCCAGCGCACCCCGGCCGACCTGGCCCAGTTGCTCGGCCGCGCCGGCTACGCCACCATCCAGGAGCTGCGCCGGCTCGCCGCGGCCGGCCTGATCGAGCTGCCCACGCCCCGGGACGCCGCCAGCGCACCCACCTTCGTACGCCTGCCGCGCGCCCGCGGAACGGCGGTGGACGTGCACCGGGCGACGCCGCCCGGGCCGGCCGTACCCGCCGTCACCGCGACCCGGCCCGGCCTGGCCTCGGGCGACCCTCCCGTGCGCGAGCCCGACCCGGCCACGGCGAACGGCTCGGCCTACCGCCCGCCGCGGCTGGCCCGGCGCAAACCCGGCGCCAAGCTGCCGAAGGAGCTCGCCGCCGAACCGGCGCCCATCCATCCCGGCACGGACGAGGTTCTACTCAAACGCATCCGCACCGCCCTGAAAGCCCTGCGATGA
- a CDS encoding roadblock/LC7 domain-containing protein: MTVDPAVLKELGNLRSRLPELSGSVLATADGMVVAHDAHGIEPDSLAALAAAHLALARRFAHAVNHGELRESVVECDGGYITSYTAGSNALLTLVTTGGANLALVHLEARRAVRRLMKLLVLEPATPRPEIPMQAGPPTPLARRTPMATLQNTIRGR; the protein is encoded by the coding sequence ATGACGGTGGACCCGGCGGTACTGAAGGAACTCGGCAACCTCCGCAGCAGGCTGCCCGAGCTGTCCGGAAGCGTCCTCGCGACCGCCGACGGCATGGTGGTCGCCCACGACGCCCACGGCATCGAACCCGACAGCCTCGCCGCCCTGGCCGCCGCTCATCTCGCCCTTGCCCGGCGCTTCGCGCACGCCGTGAACCACGGAGAACTGCGCGAGTCGGTGGTGGAGTGCGACGGCGGATACATCACCTCGTACACCGCGGGATCGAACGCCCTGCTGACCCTCGTCACCACCGGAGGCGCGAATCTGGCCCTGGTTCACCTCGAGGCACGCCGAGCCGTACGCCGGCTCATGAAGCTGCTGGTCCTCGAGCCCGCGACCCCCCGGCCGGAGATCCCGATGCAGGCGGGTCCCCCGACGCCGCTCGCCCGGCGGACACCGATGGCGACGCTGCAGAACACGATCCGAGGCCGCTGA